The segment GACCTGCAGAAGCTGGTCATGAAGGCCAGCATGGCCCTCCAGATCCTGATCCTCCAGCAGAAGATCCGGAATCTCTAGGCCGGCGCTCTCCGCCCCGGTTCCGGGAATCCCGGTCCCCGCGGGCCCGGCCCCCTTCCGGGGCACCCCGTGCGTCGCTCCGGCGAGGGCGCATTCGCCCTTGGTGGGTCCGGAGAGGGGTGGTATGATACGCGTCCGACGTCCCCCTCCGAGATCCCATGAACCGGAAACGATTCGCCCGACTGGTGACCGAGGCCCTGGAGACCCTCCCCGAGGAGCTCCGGTCGCGGATGGCGAACGTGGAAGTCGTCATCGCCGACTGGCCTACCCCGGAAGACCTGGAGGAAGCCGGCCTGGGGCCCGAGGACACTCTCTTCGGCCTCTACCAGGGGACGCCCCTGCCGGAGCGGGGGGTCGAGGCGCCCCCGCTCTTTCCGGACAAGATCACCATCTTCCAGGGGCCGCTGGAGGAGTGGTGTGATGGCGACGCCGAGACCCGGGAAGAAATCCGGACCACCGTGGTCCACGAGATCGCCCATCACTTCGGCATCGGGGAGGAGCGCCTCACGGAGCTCGGGTGGGCCTGATGGGCCGGAATCCGCTGCGCCCTGGGCCGGGGCCGGCGCGGCCTGCCCGCCCCCCGTCCTCGGCGCGCCGGCGTGAGCCAGAGATCCAATTCCTTGGAGTCCCACTAGCCATGCGCGGGACGTGCGACGAGCGCTGCCGGTTCCTCGATATGCCGGCGGACCATGCGATTGCCGAGCTCAGCGTCGCGCGCCTCGTCCTCTACGAGGATCAGACGTTCCCCGGGTATTGCCTGCTCGTCCTCCGGGACCACGCCACCGAGCTCTTCCACCTCACGCCCGCCGTCCGGACGGCCCTCCTGGAGGACGTCTGCCGCGCAGCGGAGGCCCTCCAGCGGGCCTTCCGGCCCATCAAGATCAACTACGCCGTCCTCGGCAACCAGAGTCCCCACATCCACTGGCACCTGGTCCCGCGTCATGCCGGCGATCCGGCCTGGCCGCGCCCGGTCTGGACGCACGCCCACGAGAAGCAGGTGCCGTCCCCCGCCCGGGCGCGGGAAGTGGCGCAGGCGATCCGGGAAGCCCTCCGGTGAGATGGGGGAACGCTTGCTCTGCGGGGGGAGGTGGGTATAATAGCGCGAGCATGCCGGCTCCGGCGCCCGCATCGGTTTCCGGTTCCCCCGGGACCGCGCCCGTCCCGTGCGATCGGTGCGAGACGGCGATGGTGGAGCACCACTGCAAGCTCCAGTGCCCCCGGTGTGGCTTCACCCGCGATTGCTCCGATCCCTAGCGGCGCCCGCGTCCGAGGCCGCCATGGCGCCGGCCTTTCGGCCGGCTCCATCGCCAGACTCGCCCTGCGCCTCCGGGCGCGCGCGCGCGGGGGCGCCCGGGGGGGCCGGGATGCTCGTGGGCGGGTGCGGGGACAGGGGGTGGGGGGGATCTCAGAGGGCGTCGAGGGACTCGGTGAACTCCTCGACCATGCTGGCGTGGTGAAACTTCGTGGCCTGCGTGATGCCCTGCCGGTAGGCGGCCCTGGCCGCCTCCCGGTCGCCGAGACGCTCGTGAGCCTGGGCGAGCAGTCGGTAGGCGGAACCCTCGTCCTCCTGCCGCGCGAGGTAGGCCGTGAGGGCCACGACGGCGTCGGCGTAGCGGGCGGTCTTGAAGTATTCGTTGCCCAGCATGAAGTGGACCATGGGGTCGTCGGGCGTCTTGGCCCGCATTCCTTCGAGGATCACCACGCGGTCCATGCTTCCTCCCCGAGGCTGATCCGCCCGGTGACGGGCGACCGTATCCTAGGATAGGCGCCCGTCCCGGGGAGTCAAGCACGGAGTGGGGCAGGCGACGCGGCGCTCGCCCGGGCGCGCGCGGGACGGGGAGAGGGGAACAGGATGGGCATCTGGCCGGGTCGGAAGGGGAAGGATGTCGGGGGGGCGGGGGCGGAGCGGCTCCCTCCCGGCCAGCGGGTCACGCGCGATTGGCCGGTCCTGCATGCCGGGAGCATCCCGCGGTTCGCCGAGGCGACCTGGGACTTCCGCGTCTTCGGCCTCGTGGAGCGCCCCCTCCGATTCACGTGGCGGGAGTTTCAGGCGCTTCCCCGCCTCCAGGTGGTCTCGGACATCCACTGCGTCACCACGTGGAGTCGCTTCGATAACCGGTGGGATGGGGTGGCCGGCCGGGACCTGCTCGACCGGGCGGGCGTGAAGCCGGAGGCCCGCTTCGTCGTCGTGCATGCCGAGCAGGGGTACACCGCGAACCTCCCCCTCGAGGCCCTGCTGGACCAGGACGTCCTCTTCGCGGACACCCACGATGGCAAGGCGCTGGCCCCGGAGCACGGGTTCCCCCTCCGCCTGGTCGTCCCGAAGCGGTACTTCTGGAAGAGCGCCAAGTGGGTCCGGGGGATGGAGCTCACGGCCGAGGATCGGCCCGGGTTCTGGGAGGTCCGGGGCTACAACAACAACGCGGACCCGTGGCGGGAGGAGCGGTACTGGTAAGGGACGGGGAGCCTCCGGCGGATGCCACGGGAGCCCTACCACACCGTCTGGGCCGTCTTTGTCTTCGGCTGGCTTAACATCTACCTCCTCCGCATGGCCCTCGCTCCCCTTCTCCCCCTCCTCATGGGGGAATTCGATCTGAGCTTCACCCAGGCCGGCCTCCTCGCCACCGCGTACTTCTATGCCTACGCGGGGATGCAGGTCCCGGCCGGCGTCCTCGGGGAGCTCTTCGGCCGGAAGCGGGTGCTGGTGGCCGGGACGCTGACCTGGGCCGTCGCCTCGCTCCTCACCGGCTTCGCGACGTCCTTCGGCCAGATCTTCGCCGCCCGATTCGTGGCCGGGCTGGGGATGGGGTCCTATTTCGGGAACGACCGCCCGCTCATCGCCGCCGCGACCCCCTCCGGGAAGATGGGCGTGGGCCACGGGATCTCCTTCACCGGCGGGGGGCTCGGCCTGTGCCTCGGTCTCCTGCTAGGCGGAGTGCTCGCGGAGGCATGGGGGTGGCGAGCCACGTTCGTCCTCCTCTCCTTCCCCTCGTTCCTGGCCGCGGCCGCGGTCTGGCGGTTCATCCGGGAGCCGGCCACCGCCTCTCGCCGGGGGTGGGACTGGCGTCCCTACCGGGCGCTCCTGGGGCAGGGGGAGCTCTGGCGCCTGTACCTGGCCCAGGCGATGAACATCTATGCCCTCTCCCTGGTGGGCACGTGGGCCCCGGCGATGTTCCAGGAGCTGGGGGTGCGCACGCTCGGGGCCTCCTCGCTGTACGCGAGCCTGTTCGGGCTCGCTGCCCTGCCCGGGCTGCTGCTGGTCGGCTGGGCCAGCGACCGGGCAGCCGACCGGGGGCTGGGACGCAAGGGGGTCGTGGCGCTGACCTACCTGGGCGTGGCCGCTGCCTTCGTGGCCCTCGGGATCGGGCTCAGTCTCCGGGTTCCGGCGGCGGCCCTGGGCACCGGGATCTTCCTCGCCGGCGTGTGCCTCTGGGGCTGCTACGGGCCGGCTTACGCCGTGCTCGGAGAGTTGGCGCCCCCCGAGGTCCTCGGCACGGCCTTCGGCCTCTGCAACACGGTGGCCTTCCTGGGGGCCCTGGCGGCTCCCATGGTCACCGGGTGGATCCGGGACATGACCGGCTCCTTCGCCGGCGGCTGCTATGCGGCGGCCGGCCTGGCGCTGGTGGG is part of the Candidatus Methylomirabilis sp. genome and harbors:
- a CDS encoding metallopeptidase family protein, giving the protein MNRKRFARLVTEALETLPEELRSRMANVEVVIADWPTPEDLEEAGLGPEDTLFGLYQGTPLPERGVEAPPLFPDKITIFQGPLEEWCDGDAETREEIRTTVVHEIAHHFGIGEERLTELGWA
- a CDS encoding HIT family protein; translation: MRGTCDERCRFLDMPADHAIAELSVARLVLYEDQTFPGYCLLVLRDHATELFHLTPAVRTALLEDVCRAAEALQRAFRPIKINYAVLGNQSPHIHWHLVPRHAGDPAWPRPVWTHAHEKQVPSPARAREVAQAIREALR
- a CDS encoding tetratricopeptide repeat protein gives rise to the protein MDRVVILEGMRAKTPDDPMVHFMLGNEYFKTARYADAVVALTAYLARQEDEGSAYRLLAQAHERLGDREAARAAYRQGITQATKFHHASMVEEFTESLDAL
- a CDS encoding sulfite oxidase-like oxidoreductase, encoding MGIWPGRKGKDVGGAGAERLPPGQRVTRDWPVLHAGSIPRFAEATWDFRVFGLVERPLRFTWREFQALPRLQVVSDIHCVTTWSRFDNRWDGVAGRDLLDRAGVKPEARFVVVHAEQGYTANLPLEALLDQDVLFADTHDGKALAPEHGFPLRLVVPKRYFWKSAKWVRGMELTAEDRPGFWEVRGYNNNADPWREERYW
- a CDS encoding MFS transporter, which encodes MPREPYHTVWAVFVFGWLNIYLLRMALAPLLPLLMGEFDLSFTQAGLLATAYFYAYAGMQVPAGVLGELFGRKRVLVAGTLTWAVASLLTGFATSFGQIFAARFVAGLGMGSYFGNDRPLIAAATPSGKMGVGHGISFTGGGLGLCLGLLLGGVLAEAWGWRATFVLLSFPSFLAAAAVWRFIREPATASRRGWDWRPYRALLGQGELWRLYLAQAMNIYALSLVGTWAPAMFQELGVRTLGASSLYASLFGLAALPGLLLVGWASDRAADRGLGRKGVVALTYLGVAAAFVALGIGLSLRVPAAALGTGIFLAGVCLWGCYGPAYAVLGELAPPEVLGTAFGLCNTVAFLGALAAPMVTGWIRDMTGSFAGGCYAAAGLALVGAILALSIPPAFRLAPERARTGER